A single window of Rhodococcus jostii RHA1 DNA harbors:
- a CDS encoding ATP-dependent helicase codes for MTIRIDPVELAVGLGQHPPTPEQAAVIAAPLGPTLVVAGAGAGKTETMAARVVWLVANGVVDPEAVLGLTFTRKAAQQLTARIRKRLARLAGSDLLRRVDPSGDLRSRILAGEPEVSTYHSYAGRLLSEHGLLLPIEPSATLLSETELWQLAHRVVSSWDGDLDTDRNPASVTEAVLALSGQLAEHLVEPDDLREAHTELDKLVHTLPAGPRQRGGPGKELLDILDTQHRRVELLPLVQRLADTLRREGALDFGSQMSLAARVAADHPEVGLAERTRFRVVLLDEYQDTGHSQRVLLSSLFGGGLDGELALTAVGDPMQSIYGWRGASAANLPRFATDFPLANGDPAPTLELLTSWRNPPEALALANMASASLRERGVSVSTLRARPQAVPGDVRLALTGDVVQEREWVADRIAEQYADATSRGEDPPTAAVLIRRNADAAPIAEVLRSRGLPVEVVGLGGLLHTPEVADVIAMLRVVADPMAGSAAVRMLTGARWQIGAADLTALSRRASELAIGTGYGTTGAVTDSSALADAVGQALPGEHAEQAGLADALADPGPAERYSQVGYARITAVAAELASLRERIGQPLTELVAEVERALGIGIEAQARTRRSARGSAGREHLDAFADVVAGYASRTSATVTGLLAFLSAGESVEKGLAPGEVEVDPHRVQVLTVHSAKGLEWEVVAVPHLTAGVFPSRTASGSWLGAVGELPPSLRGDRARPGESADGVPVLELENLYDRKDLEEAVKAHKAALAARKLDEDRRLFYVALTRTERVLFASGHHWAESGTEPKGPSEFLTELRDTVTDEEHEGIGIVDIWAPAPEPDEQNPLTSTPKSAVWPRDPLGLRRESVERGAALVVAALKRAGAPTPAGEDDDPENWAADVDALLAEREARANARTEVVLPGQLSVSQLVELEADPDALAARLRRPLPFPPNPLARRGTAFHAWVERRFGATRLLDLDELPGAADTDAGPDTDLATLQDAFLRSSWADRNPTEVEVPFETSVAGTVLRGRIDAVFTDPDGGWTVIDWKTGAEPSAANEKAVVMQLAAYRLAWAELMDVPIERVRAAFHYVRTGRTIAPDHLPDADALARLLRSAGSPDEEIRPDAEPSATR; via the coding sequence TCGGACCTGCTCCGCAGGGTCGATCCGAGCGGTGACCTGCGATCGCGAATCCTCGCGGGCGAACCGGAAGTCAGCACCTACCACTCCTACGCCGGGCGACTGCTGTCCGAGCACGGGCTCCTGCTGCCCATCGAGCCGTCGGCGACGCTCCTGTCGGAGACGGAACTGTGGCAGCTGGCGCACCGGGTGGTCAGCTCGTGGGACGGCGACCTCGACACCGACCGGAATCCGGCGTCCGTCACCGAAGCCGTGCTCGCGCTGTCCGGGCAACTGGCCGAGCATCTCGTCGAACCGGACGATCTGCGGGAGGCGCACACCGAGCTCGACAAACTCGTCCACACCCTGCCCGCCGGACCACGGCAGCGCGGCGGCCCCGGCAAGGAACTGCTCGACATCCTCGACACCCAGCACCGGCGGGTGGAACTCCTTCCACTGGTGCAGCGTCTCGCGGACACTCTGCGCCGGGAAGGTGCGCTCGACTTCGGCAGCCAGATGTCGCTGGCGGCACGGGTCGCCGCGGACCACCCCGAGGTCGGACTCGCCGAGCGCACCCGCTTCCGGGTGGTGCTGCTCGACGAGTACCAGGACACGGGACACTCGCAGCGGGTGCTGCTGTCGTCCCTGTTCGGCGGCGGTCTCGACGGCGAACTCGCGCTCACCGCGGTGGGTGACCCCATGCAGTCCATCTACGGCTGGCGTGGTGCCTCGGCGGCCAACCTGCCCCGCTTCGCGACGGATTTCCCGCTGGCGAACGGAGATCCGGCGCCGACCCTGGAACTGCTCACGAGCTGGCGTAACCCGCCGGAGGCCCTGGCGCTGGCCAACATGGCGTCGGCGTCCCTGCGCGAGCGGGGTGTGTCGGTCAGCACGCTGCGGGCACGACCACAGGCCGTCCCGGGTGATGTGCGGCTGGCCCTCACCGGTGACGTCGTGCAGGAACGCGAATGGGTCGCCGACCGCATCGCCGAACAGTACGCGGACGCCACCAGTAGGGGCGAGGATCCGCCGACCGCCGCGGTGCTGATCCGTCGCAACGCGGACGCCGCACCGATCGCGGAGGTCCTGCGGTCCCGGGGGCTGCCGGTCGAAGTGGTCGGGCTCGGCGGGCTGCTCCACACCCCCGAGGTGGCCGACGTGATCGCGATGCTCCGGGTGGTGGCCGACCCGATGGCGGGCAGTGCCGCCGTGCGGATGCTGACCGGGGCGAGATGGCAGATCGGGGCCGCCGACCTGACGGCGCTGTCGCGGCGAGCATCCGAACTGGCCATCGGAACCGGCTACGGCACCACCGGCGCCGTCACCGATTCGTCCGCTCTGGCCGACGCCGTCGGCCAGGCGTTGCCCGGTGAACACGCGGAGCAGGCCGGGCTGGCGGATGCCCTCGCGGATCCCGGCCCCGCCGAACGCTATTCGCAGGTCGGCTACGCCCGGATCACCGCCGTCGCGGCGGAGTTGGCGTCTCTGCGTGAGCGGATCGGGCAGCCACTCACCGAGCTGGTGGCCGAGGTGGAACGGGCGCTGGGTATCGGCATCGAGGCGCAGGCCCGGACACGTCGGTCGGCGCGGGGCAGTGCCGGCCGTGAACATCTCGACGCCTTCGCCGACGTCGTTGCCGGGTACGCGAGCCGCACGTCGGCCACCGTCACCGGACTGCTCGCCTTCCTGTCGGCCGGGGAGTCGGTCGAAAAAGGTTTGGCGCCGGGCGAAGTCGAGGTGGACCCGCACCGCGTCCAGGTGCTGACGGTGCACTCCGCCAAGGGGCTGGAGTGGGAAGTGGTGGCGGTACCGCACCTCACGGCAGGCGTCTTTCCGTCGCGGACGGCGTCCGGATCCTGGCTCGGTGCCGTCGGTGAACTGCCGCCCTCACTGCGCGGAGACCGTGCGCGGCCGGGGGAGTCGGCAGACGGCGTGCCCGTTCTCGAGCTCGAGAACCTGTACGACCGGAAAGACCTCGAGGAGGCCGTGAAGGCGCACAAGGCGGCGCTGGCGGCGCGCAAACTCGACGAGGACCGCCGGCTGTTCTACGTCGCACTCACCCGCACCGAACGGGTGCTGTTCGCGTCGGGTCACCACTGGGCAGAATCCGGAACCGAGCCGAAGGGTCCCTCGGAGTTCCTCACCGAACTGCGTGACACGGTGACCGACGAGGAGCACGAGGGAATCGGGATCGTCGACATCTGGGCGCCCGCACCCGAACCCGACGAGCAGAACCCGCTGACGAGTACCCCCAAGTCGGCAGTGTGGCCGCGGGATCCGCTCGGGCTCCGCCGGGAGTCGGTCGAGCGGGGCGCGGCGCTGGTCGTCGCGGCGCTGAAGCGTGCCGGCGCGCCGACACCGGCAGGCGAGGACGACGATCCCGAGAACTGGGCAGCCGACGTCGACGCGCTTCTCGCGGAGCGCGAGGCGCGGGCGAACGCACGCACCGAGGTGGTGTTGCCCGGTCAGTTGTCGGTGAGCCAGCTCGTCGAACTGGAAGCCGACCCGGACGCCCTGGCCGCCCGGCTGCGGCGTCCGCTGCCGTTCCCGCCGAATCCGCTCGCGCGTCGCGGTACCGCGTTCCACGCCTGGGTGGAGCGCCGTTTCGGGGCCACCCGGCTGCTCGACCTCGACGAGCTGCCCGGTGCCGCCGACACGGACGCGGGCCCCGACACCGATCTCGCGACCCTGCAGGATGCGTTCCTGCGCTCGTCCTGGGCCGACCGCAACCCGACCGAGGTCGAGGTGCCGTTCGAGACGTCGGTGGCGGGCACGGTGCTGCGCGGCCGGATCGACGCGGTGTTCACCGACCCCGACGGCGGGTGGACGGTGATCGACTGGAAGACCGGCGCCGAGCCGAGCGCGGCCAACGAGAAGGCCGTCGTGATGCAGCTGGCCGCGTACCGGCTGGCGTGGGCCGAACTGATGGACGTTCCGATCGAGCGGGTGCGCGCCGCGTTCCACTACGTGCGGACCGGGCGGACGATCGCGCCGGACCACCTGCCCGACGCCGACGCGCTCGCCCGTCTGCTCCGTTCCGCCGGTTCTCCCGACGAGGAGATCAGGCCTGACGCCGAGCCTTCAGCGACTCGGTGA
- a CDS encoding DoxX family protein, with product MQRESHTPRPSQKPALRLAALLLGAGTMHFVAPKFFDSTVPTQLPGEARTYTYVSGVAELAIGTALAVPRTRRLGGGLAALLFVAVFPANVTMAVDWLTSSKTTNVQKAGVLLRLPLQIPLVTESLKARRQA from the coding sequence ATGCAACGAGAGAGCCACACACCACGACCGAGCCAGAAGCCCGCACTCCGCCTTGCCGCGCTGCTGCTCGGCGCCGGCACCATGCACTTCGTCGCCCCCAAGTTCTTCGACTCCACGGTCCCCACCCAACTTCCGGGCGAGGCCCGCACCTACACGTACGTGTCGGGGGTCGCCGAGCTCGCCATCGGCACCGCGCTCGCCGTGCCGCGAACCCGCAGGCTCGGTGGCGGCCTCGCTGCTCTCCTGTTCGTCGCCGTCTTCCCCGCCAACGTCACCATGGCAGTGGACTGGCTGACGAGCTCCAAGACGACGAATGTGCAGAAAGCCGGTGTGCTGCTGCGCCTTCCGCTGCAGATCCCGTTGGTCACCGAGTCGCTGAAGGCTCGGCGTCAGGCCTGA
- a CDS encoding potassium channel family protein — MAGRLRERLTRSDTLTDRPDFALVGVLRIPELQTSPARAIYRRVGIALAALMLAVLIVYIDRAGYRDAQDNELSLLDCIYYATVSLSTTGYGDITPFTPSARLVNVLLITPLRIFFLIVLVGTTLSALTQSSRQAFKIQRWRQHVRNHTVVIGYGTKGRTAIDAMLGDDVPPSEIVVVDTDHAVLDSAASKGLVTVHGSATKSDVLRLAGAQNASAIIVAANRDDTAVLVTLTAREIAPKAKIVAAIRESENTHLLRQSGADSVVVSSETAGRLLGIATKTPSVVEMMEDLLTPEAGFAIAERPVERDEIGGSPRHLADIVLGVVRDGRLIRVGSPEVDSIEENDRLLYIRRVAN; from the coding sequence ATGGCCGGTAGGCTGCGTGAGAGATTGACCAGGTCGGACACCCTGACCGACCGGCCTGACTTCGCGTTGGTGGGGGTGCTCCGGATTCCGGAGCTGCAGACCAGTCCGGCGCGGGCGATCTACCGCCGCGTGGGTATCGCCCTGGCGGCGTTGATGTTGGCGGTTCTCATCGTCTACATCGACCGGGCGGGCTACCGCGACGCGCAGGACAACGAATTGTCGCTGCTCGACTGCATCTACTACGCGACGGTGTCGTTGTCCACGACGGGCTACGGCGACATCACGCCGTTCACACCGTCCGCGAGGCTCGTCAACGTTCTCCTGATCACGCCTCTTCGAATCTTCTTCCTCATCGTCCTCGTCGGTACGACTCTCTCCGCGCTCACGCAGAGCTCCCGGCAGGCGTTCAAAATCCAGCGTTGGAGGCAGCACGTGCGCAATCACACCGTGGTGATCGGCTACGGAACCAAGGGACGCACCGCGATCGACGCGATGCTCGGCGACGACGTTCCGCCGTCGGAGATCGTGGTGGTCGACACCGATCATGCGGTGCTCGACTCGGCGGCCAGCAAGGGGCTCGTCACGGTCCACGGGTCCGCCACCAAATCGGACGTGCTGCGGTTGGCGGGCGCGCAGAACGCGTCGGCGATCATCGTCGCGGCCAACCGTGACGACACCGCGGTGCTGGTGACGCTGACGGCGCGGGAGATCGCACCGAAGGCGAAGATCGTCGCGGCGATCCGCGAATCCGAGAACACGCATCTGCTCCGGCAGTCCGGCGCCGATTCGGTCGTCGTGTCGTCCGAGACCGCGGGCCGGCTCCTCGGCATCGCCACGAAGACGCCGAGCGTCGTCGAGATGATGGAGGACCTCCTGACTCCGGAGGCGGGTTTCGCGATCGCGGAGCGCCCCGTCGAGCGGGACGAGATCGGCGGCTCCCCACGTCACCTCGCGGACATCGTGCTCGGTGTGGTGCGGGACGGGCGGCTGATCCGGGTCGGCTCTCCGGAGGTCGATTCGATCGAGGAGAACGACCGACTGCTGTACATCCGTCGGGTCGCCAACTGA
- the nudC gene encoding NAD(+) diphosphatase → MTEFRLNDTPLLSRSAVGRAEELRSDTDALRAGWRDALLLRVNHRGQVRVGDDGLVFAEATELGPEPQRGAVFLGIRKDRHVWAVRVQALTGELADLRILGGTLDDADAGVLTGALAMLNWHDSAGFSALDGAPSEPTMSGWSRISTSTGHEEFPRTDPAVICLVHDGGDRVLLARQPTWPARRFSILAGFVEAGESLETCVIREIKEEVGVDVRDVRYLGSQPWPFPRSVMIGFAAVGDPDAPLTFADGEIAEARWFTRDEVRTALELGDWASDTDAPLLLPGSISIARGIIESWAGAATES, encoded by the coding sequence GTGACTGAATTCCGGCTCAACGACACCCCGCTCCTGTCCCGCTCCGCTGTCGGGCGGGCCGAGGAATTGCGTTCGGACACGGACGCCCTTCGAGCGGGCTGGCGGGATGCGCTGCTGCTGCGCGTCAATCACCGCGGACAGGTGCGGGTGGGGGACGACGGCCTCGTGTTCGCGGAGGCCACCGAACTCGGCCCCGAACCGCAACGCGGGGCGGTCTTCCTCGGCATCCGCAAGGACCGGCACGTATGGGCGGTGCGGGTGCAGGCGCTGACCGGCGAGCTCGCCGATCTCCGGATTCTGGGCGGGACGCTGGACGACGCGGACGCGGGCGTACTCACCGGGGCCCTCGCGATGCTCAACTGGCACGACAGCGCAGGCTTCAGCGCGCTCGACGGCGCGCCGTCCGAACCGACGATGTCGGGGTGGTCGCGGATCTCGACGAGCACCGGGCACGAAGAATTTCCCCGCACGGATCCGGCGGTCATCTGCCTCGTGCACGACGGCGGAGACCGCGTCCTGCTGGCCCGGCAGCCCACGTGGCCTGCGCGGCGGTTCTCGATCCTGGCTGGATTCGTCGAGGCCGGTGAATCGCTGGAGACGTGCGTCATCCGGGAGATCAAGGAAGAAGTGGGTGTCGACGTTCGTGACGTGCGCTACCTGGGCAGCCAGCCGTGGCCGTTTCCCCGGTCGGTGATGATCGGGTTCGCGGCCGTCGGCGATCCCGACGCCCCGCTGACGTTCGCGGACGGCGAGATCGCCGAGGCCCGGTGGTTCACTCGGGACGAGGTGCGGACGGCACTCGAACTCGGCGACTGGGCGTCGGACACGGACGCCCCGCTGCTGCTCCCGGGCTCGATTTCCATCGCGCGGGGAATCATCGAGTCCTGGGCGGGAGCAGCGACGGAGTCCTAG
- a CDS encoding mycoredoxin: MTATDTPALTIYSTTWCGYCRRLKTQLDESGIGYLEIDIEDDPASAEFVGSVNGGNHVVPTVKFADGSTATNPSLAQVKQLLGA, translated from the coding sequence GTGACTGCTACCGACACCCCCGCCCTGACCATCTACTCCACCACCTGGTGCGGCTACTGCCGGCGCCTGAAGACCCAGCTGGACGAATCCGGCATCGGCTACTTGGAGATCGACATCGAGGACGACCCGGCATCGGCGGAGTTCGTCGGCAGCGTCAACGGCGGCAACCATGTCGTCCCCACCGTCAAGTTCGCCGACGGCAGCACCGCGACCAACCCGTCGTTGGCGCAGGTCAAGCAGCTCCTCGGCGCCTAG
- a CDS encoding ATP-dependent DNA helicase UvrD2, translating into MMDAMSAAGAAEVTSTGLDPEQSAAVLAPRGPVCVLAGAGTGKTRTITRRIAHLVASGHVAAGQVLAVTFTARAAGEMRGRLRSLGIGDGGAQVQARTFHAAALRQLRYFWPQVIGDTEWRLLDRKFAVVSSAAGRVGLSTSTESVRDLASEIEWAKASLIAPEDYPRAVAKLRREAPVDAAKVAEVYHGYEQLKARGQDGMLLDFDDLLLHTAAALEEHSAVAEEFRDRYRCFVVDEYQDVTPLQQRVLDAWLGERDDLTVVGDANQTIYSFTGATPNYLLDFSRRFPEATVVRLERDYRSTPEVVSMANRVIGAARGRIAGTRLQLIGQRDSGPEPSFVEFDDEPAEAAGVARTIKRLIASGTPAAEIAVLYRINAQSEVHEQALTKLDIPYQVRGGEGFFTRTEVRQAVAALRQAAGRDDLPDAVGADLVTLVRAVLVPLGLTDAEPAGAQARERWSSLSALVALTEEQLTQDPELTLDALLRELSLRAEARHPPVVQGVTLASLHAAKGLEWDAVFLVGLTDGTLPIQHVLGDSNSAPDEAAVEEERRLLYVGVTRAREHLQMSWALSRNEGGRKSRRRSRFLHGLIPEDSPASRIAAPAKSTKKRPRCRLCGKQLIGTTATMLGRCEGCPSNVDVELLESLRSWRLEKSRELKVPAYVVFSDNTLTALAEQRPQDDRGLVAIPGIGAKKLEQFGEDVLGVIKGSGSP; encoded by the coding sequence ATGATGGACGCCATGTCAGCAGCCGGCGCAGCAGAGGTGACGAGTACCGGTCTCGATCCCGAACAGTCCGCAGCGGTACTCGCTCCCCGGGGCCCGGTGTGTGTGCTGGCGGGGGCCGGAACAGGGAAGACCCGGACCATCACCCGGCGTATCGCGCACCTCGTGGCCAGTGGGCACGTCGCCGCGGGGCAGGTGCTGGCGGTCACGTTCACGGCTCGCGCGGCGGGCGAGATGCGCGGCCGGCTGCGCAGCCTCGGGATCGGCGACGGGGGAGCGCAGGTTCAGGCGCGCACGTTCCACGCCGCCGCACTGCGACAGCTGAGGTACTTCTGGCCGCAGGTGATCGGCGACACGGAATGGCGGCTGCTGGACCGCAAGTTCGCGGTCGTGTCGTCCGCCGCCGGACGGGTCGGGTTGTCCACCAGCACGGAGAGCGTCCGCGACCTGGCGAGCGAGATCGAGTGGGCCAAGGCCTCGCTGATCGCGCCGGAGGACTACCCGCGTGCGGTGGCCAAGTTACGCAGGGAGGCGCCGGTCGACGCCGCGAAGGTCGCCGAGGTCTATCACGGCTACGAGCAGCTCAAGGCCCGCGGCCAGGACGGGATGCTCCTCGATTTCGACGATCTCCTGCTCCACACGGCGGCGGCGCTCGAGGAGCATTCGGCTGTCGCCGAGGAGTTCCGCGACCGGTACCGGTGCTTCGTGGTGGACGAGTACCAGGACGTCACCCCGCTACAGCAGCGTGTCCTCGACGCCTGGCTCGGGGAGCGGGACGACCTCACCGTCGTCGGTGACGCCAACCAGACCATCTACTCGTTCACCGGCGCCACACCCAACTACCTGCTCGACTTCTCGCGCCGGTTCCCCGAGGCCACCGTCGTGCGCCTCGAGCGCGACTACCGTTCGACCCCCGAGGTCGTGTCGATGGCGAACCGGGTGATCGGAGCGGCGCGCGGCAGGATCGCGGGCACCCGTCTGCAGCTGATCGGGCAACGCGACTCCGGACCGGAGCCGAGTTTCGTCGAGTTCGACGACGAGCCGGCCGAGGCCGCCGGGGTGGCGCGCACGATCAAGCGGCTCATCGCGTCCGGCACTCCGGCCGCGGAGATCGCGGTCCTGTACCGGATCAACGCCCAGTCCGAGGTGCACGAGCAGGCGCTGACGAAACTCGACATCCCGTACCAGGTCCGGGGCGGAGAGGGATTCTTCACGCGTACCGAGGTGCGTCAGGCCGTGGCGGCACTACGTCAGGCCGCAGGTCGCGACGACCTGCCGGATGCGGTCGGCGCCGACCTGGTCACGCTCGTCCGCGCGGTCCTCGTTCCGCTGGGGCTGACCGACGCGGAACCGGCGGGTGCGCAGGCTCGCGAACGGTGGTCGTCGCTGTCGGCGCTGGTCGCGCTCACCGAGGAGCAGCTGACCCAGGACCCGGAGTTGACCCTCGACGCGCTGTTGCGTGAACTGAGCCTGCGGGCCGAGGCGCGGCACCCACCCGTCGTGCAGGGTGTGACGCTCGCGTCCCTGCACGCCGCCAAGGGGCTCGAATGGGACGCCGTGTTCCTCGTCGGGCTGACCGACGGAACGCTGCCCATCCAGCACGTGCTCGGCGACTCCAATTCGGCACCGGACGAGGCCGCCGTCGAGGAGGAGCGCCGGTTGCTGTACGTCGGCGTGACCCGCGCCCGGGAGCACCTGCAGATGTCGTGGGCGCTGTCCCGGAACGAGGGCGGCCGCAAGTCGCGGCGCCGTTCGCGGTTCCTGCACGGCCTCATCCCCGAGGATTCACCTGCCTCGCGGATCGCGGCGCCCGCCAAGAGCACCAAGAAGCGTCCACGGTGCCGGCTGTGCGGAAAACAGCTGATCGGGACGACCGCGACCATGCTCGGTCGCTGTGAAGGGTGCCCGTCGAACGTCGACGTGGAACTGCTCGAATCGCTGCGGTCGTGGCGGCTCGAGAAGTCGCGGGAGCTGAAGGTTCCGGCGTACGTGGTGTTCAGCGACAACACGTTGACGGCTCTCGCCGAGCAGCGACCGCAGGACGATCGCGGGCTCGTCGCGATCCCCGGGATCGGTGCGAAGAAGCTCGAGCAGTTCGGTGAGGACGTCCTCGGTGTGATCAAGGGAAGCGGTAGTCCCTGA
- a CDS encoding WhiB family transcriptional regulator → MRAEEKDVSTVTCRGVSETSTATSGFVQIVSARGDLPCRVDDPDLWFADSPTELEQAKALCASCPIRSRCLDAALDRGEPWGVWGGEIFDQGVVIARKRPRGRPRKTQTLVCA, encoded by the coding sequence ATGAGAGCAGAGGAGAAGGACGTGTCTACCGTGACATGCCGAGGGGTATCCGAAACCTCAACCGCCACAAGCGGATTTGTTCAGATAGTGTCCGCGCGTGGTGACCTGCCCTGCCGGGTCGATGATCCCGACCTGTGGTTTGCGGATTCTCCCACCGAGCTGGAACAGGCGAAGGCGCTGTGCGCGTCCTGCCCGATCCGCTCCCGCTGCCTCGACGCGGCCCTCGATCGGGGTGAGCCGTGGGGCGTGTGGGGTGGGGAGATCTTCGACCAGGGTGTCGTGATCGCCCGCAAGCGTCCCCGGGGACGTCCGCGCAAGACTCAGACTCTGGTCTGTGCGTAG
- a CDS encoding ABC1 kinase family protein, whose protein sequence is MMHDGGVSDIPRRSSARTAKLASIPLGIAGRAAMGFGRKLTGGDKDEIDAQLSAKAAEQLFAVLGELKGGAMKLGQALSVMEAAIPEEFAEPYRESLNKLQAQAPPLPARAVHRMLDQQLGTKWRDRFQSFDDTPTASASIGQVHRALWADGRDVAVKVQYPGADEALRADLKTLGRFAGLFASVMPGVDVRPVIDEFTARTEEELDYRIEANNQRRFAKVYDGDPQFAVPHVVASAPKVVVTEWMSAKPLSAIIADGTPEERNTAGALLAEFHFASPTRVGLLHCDPHPGNFMLHSDGRLGVIDFGAAAPFPHGLPPVLGSMVRLALHEQFDELTELLHANGFVLPGRTVTDKEIADYLRPVTDPIRTESFHFTRAWLQKAAGSATDFNSAQFRTARALNLPAEYLMIFRVLVGSVGICAQLDAYAPYMEILTRWLPGFAEPAPEDEDTV, encoded by the coding sequence ATGATGCATGATGGTGGGGTGTCCGACATCCCCCGCAGGAGTTCCGCCCGCACCGCCAAACTCGCGAGCATCCCGTTGGGGATCGCGGGGCGTGCCGCGATGGGCTTCGGCCGGAAGCTGACCGGCGGTGACAAGGACGAGATCGACGCCCAGCTGAGCGCGAAGGCCGCCGAGCAATTGTTCGCGGTCCTCGGCGAACTCAAGGGCGGCGCCATGAAACTGGGGCAGGCGCTCAGCGTCATGGAGGCGGCGATCCCCGAGGAGTTCGCGGAACCCTACCGTGAATCGCTGAACAAGCTGCAGGCGCAGGCGCCTCCCCTGCCCGCGCGGGCCGTCCACAGAATGCTCGACCAGCAGCTGGGCACCAAGTGGCGTGACCGGTTCCAGTCGTTCGACGACACCCCGACCGCATCGGCCAGCATCGGCCAGGTGCACCGCGCCTTGTGGGCCGACGGTCGCGACGTGGCCGTCAAGGTTCAGTACCCCGGCGCCGACGAGGCGCTGCGCGCCGACCTGAAGACGCTCGGCCGGTTCGCGGGACTGTTCGCCTCGGTCATGCCCGGCGTCGACGTGCGCCCGGTCATCGACGAGTTCACGGCCCGCACCGAGGAAGAACTCGACTACCGGATCGAGGCGAACAATCAGCGCCGCTTCGCCAAGGTGTACGACGGGGATCCACAATTCGCGGTTCCGCACGTGGTCGCCAGTGCCCCCAAGGTGGTGGTCACCGAGTGGATGTCGGCGAAGCCGCTGTCGGCCATCATCGCCGACGGCACCCCCGAGGAACGCAACACCGCGGGTGCACTGCTCGCGGAGTTCCACTTCGCCTCCCCCACCCGCGTCGGCCTGCTCCACTGCGATCCGCATCCGGGCAACTTCATGTTGCACAGCGACGGCCGCCTCGGTGTCATCGATTTCGGTGCCGCGGCACCGTTTCCGCACGGTCTTCCCCCGGTGCTCGGGTCCATGGTCCGGCTGGCGCTCCACGAGCAGTTCGACGAACTGACGGAGTTGCTGCACGCCAACGGATTCGTTCTGCCCGGCCGGACGGTCACCGACAAGGAGATCGCAGACTACCTGCGTCCCGTCACCGACCCGATACGCACCGAATCGTTCCACTTCACCCGTGCCTGGCTGCAGAAGGCCGCGGGTTCCGCGACCGACTTCAACAGTGCGCAGTTCCGGACGGCCCGGGCACTGAATCTGCCGGCGGAGTACCTGATGATCTTCCGGGTTCTCGTCGGCTCGGTGGGAATCTGCGCTCAGCTGGACGCGTACGCGCCGTACATGGAGATCCTCACGCGGTGGCTCCCCGGGTTCGCCGAGCCTGCACCCGAGGACGAAGACACCGTCTGA